AAATACGACTTCTCTTAACATTTTCCCGGAACCTATTGTACAGCGAAAGAGCCTGAGCATAAACAAGGGATCGAGACGGCTTGTCAACCTGAGCGGAACCTCAAGGTCTGTCATCCTGAGTGTCTGTCATCCTGAGTGTCTGTCATCCTGAGTGTCTGTCATCCTGAGTGTCTGTGTCTGTCATCCTGAGCGGATGCGAAGGACCCCGCTCTTGTCATCCTGAGCGAAGCGATCGCGCAGCATCCCGAGCATAGCGAGGGAAGGATCTCGCTTTTGTCATCCTGAGCGAAGCGATCGCGAAGCATCCCGAGCACAGCGAGGGGAGGATCTCGCTTTTGTCATCCTGAGCGAAGTGAAGGATCTCGAATTTGTCGTCCTGAGCGAAGCGATCGCGAAGCATCCCGAGCATAGCGAGGGGAGGATCTCGCTTTTGTCATCCTGAGCGGATGCGAAGGATCTCGCTCTTGTCATCCTGAGCGGATGCGAAGGATCTCGCTCTTGTCATCCTGAGCGGATGCGAAGGATCTCGCTCTTGTCATCCTGAGCGAAGCGATCGCGCAGCATCCCGAGCACAGCGAGGGGAGGACCTCGCTCTTGTCATCCTGAGCGAAGCGATCGCGCAGCTTCCCGAGCATAGCGAGGGAAGGATCTCGGGGTTGGTTTTTCGTCCCTTAGAGGCAAGACCGAGATCTTTCGGCCAAGAAAGCCGGCCTCAGGACGACAAACCGCTCGTATCATCCTGAGTGTCTGTCGTCCTGAGCGAAGCGATCGCGAAGCATCCCGAGCACAGCGAGGGAAGGATCTCGGGGTTGGTTTTTCGTCCCTTAGGGGCAAGACCGAGATCCTTCGGCCATAAACCCGGCCTCAGGACGACAAACCGCTCGTATCATCCTGAGTGTCTGTCGTCCTGAGCGAAGCGATCGCGCAGCATCCCGAGCACAGCGAGGGGAGGATCTCGCTTTTGTCGTCCTGAGCGGATGCGAAGGACCTCGCTTTTGTCATCCTGAACGAAGTGATCGCGCAGCATCCCGAACTCAGCGAGGGAAGGATCCCGAATTTGACTCTGAATGCAGTCAAACACAGGATCCTTCAGGCAAAAAACGCCCTCAGGATGACAACCGTGGCCTGTCATTCCGAACGGCGTAGCCGGAGGAATCTCGCTTTTTCCTTCACATCCCCGCCCATTCTGGAACGATTCTTCAACTCCAAGGAACTACTGCAGAACCTGCTTATATTCCCCCCACTGCCCGATGTCGATCCACTTCCGGTGCACCGGGAAGACGCCTATTCTGCCTCCCCTGTCCCTGACCCGGCCAATGAGGTCCGGCATGTCGAGCTTTTCCCCCTCGCCGATGAGGTCGATGCACTCCGGTTCCAGGATATATACGCCGGTGTTCACGATCAGGGGGACATCGGGTTTTTCCTCGATCGTTTCGAATTCGCCCCCCGAGATATGAATGACGCCGTAGGGAACACTCACTTTCTTCAGCGCCCCTATTATGGTAAAGGCATACCTGTTTTCCCGGTGAAACTCAAGAGCGGAAAGATAATCCACGTCCACCAGGATGTCGCAGTTACTGACGAAAAAGGTTTTTGAAAGGCTCTCTTTCATGAGGGCAAGGCTCCCCGCCGTACCGAGGAATGTCTCCTCCTCCACACAGGACACGGAGAAGGGCAGGTCGCTTCGCTCGGCAAGGTAGGTCTTGATGAAATCCTTGCGGTAATTGATTGAAAGAAGAAATTCCGAAAACCCCCGCTTTCCGAAGGACTCCATGATCAGTTCCAGCATGGGCTTGTCACCGATGGGAAGAAGAGGTTTGGGAACGATCCTCGTGATGGGATCGAGACGGCTTCCCCTTCCGCCGGCCATAACCACGACCTTGTTTTCCTGGCGCTCGACCGCCGCTACCTCTGAGAGAATATCCTCCAGGTAGATTACCGCAACAGGCTCCCCCTTTTTACTCACCACGGGAACCCTGCTGATTCCATATCGCTCCATGAGGACTCTCGCCCTGCCGGGGGAAAAGGACGACACCGTCTTCGGGGAGGGATTGCACACTTCGCCGACAGGCGCGGAAAGCGGTTTCCCTGCGCTGATGCACCGCCGGATGTCGCCGTCGGTCAGTGTTCCGGAAAGTTTCCCGGAATCGTCGACAATTAACAAAATCTGGGAGCCGGTGTCGTTCAGGTGCTGCACCGCTTCCAGGACGCTCTTCGTTCCTTGAAGAAGGAGTTTCTTTACGTCATGCTGCTTCGAATATTCCATCATCACTCCACCCTCCCTTCATACCCGCCGCCCGCTTGCGCCATCAGCATTTTCTTTTTCTCGCGGAGCCCCTCTGGGAGAAGATGTTCACCGTGCTCAAGGAGGAGGCTCATCATCCCCAAATCTTCCTCGTGGTCAATGTCTATGACACCGAAATCCCGCATGACGAACACGTCGAGATCCAGTGCCGCGGGAGATTTGACTCCTCTTGCAAAGACCTTCGGGTTATAAACATATATGGAAGCATTCATGTCGAACACTTCCGGCGCCTGCTGGCGGGCCACAAAAGCGGACGGCTTGCACAGGGAGAATCGTCCCTTGCCGTTTTTTTCCACCATGTTGAAATAGGGGTTCCTCCGGGCGGGCACGACGGAAAACACCACGTCCTTCCCCCCCCTGAAAAATACATCGCAAATCCTCTCAATATCTTCCGGCGTTCGCAGGGGAGAGGTAATGTCAAGGTCCACCACGGCGTCGAAGGTCCGTCTCGTGTCTCTTGCAACGTGGGAGAGCACCTCGCCGATGACGTCCATTTTCGCCACCCTGTCCCCGGCAAGTTCATCACGCCGCTTGTGGAAGTAGGCTCCTGGAGCGAATCGTCCGGCTGTCTGAAGAATCTCGTCGGAGTCACTGTCCACCGCCAGGGTTTTTCGTATTTTCTCATCGCCAAGGAAAGCCGAGGCAGCGTCGAAAAGGGTCCACGCGATCAGCGGCACGCCACAGAGAGGACGGATGTTCTTGTTCTTTATGCCCTTGGATCCGCCCCTGCCGCAGACGGTAAACAGTATCTCCTTCACGAATTTTCTCCTCCTTCGGCGACGCGAAGCGTTGCCAAGGCGTCCTCCAGGGAGTTGAAGGACTGACTTCCTTTTTCGGAAAGGTCCAGGAAATAGGCCATCTCTTTCTCGTAGAGGTCCTCCTGGGGAAAGACCGTCGTTTCCCCCGACAGCAGGGAGGTCATTGTCCTCTGCAGAAGGTCGCAAATGAAGGTGTCATCCTCGCAAATCAGCTCAAGTTCCCGGC
This DNA window, taken from Aminivibrio sp., encodes the following:
- a CDS encoding nucleotidyltransferase family protein, which translates into the protein MMEYSKQHDVKKLLLQGTKSVLEAVQHLNDTGSQILLIVDDSGKLSGTLTDGDIRRCISAGKPLSAPVGEVCNPSPKTVSSFSPGRARVLMERYGISRVPVVSKKGEPVAVIYLEDILSEVAAVERQENKVVVMAGGRGSRLDPITRIVPKPLLPIGDKPMLELIMESFGKRGFSEFLLSINYRKDFIKTYLAERSDLPFSVSCVEEETFLGTAGSLALMKESLSKTFFVSNCDILVDVDYLSALEFHRENRYAFTIIGALKKVSVPYGVIHISGGEFETIEEKPDVPLIVNTGVYILEPECIDLIGEGEKLDMPDLIGRVRDRGGRIGVFPVHRKWIDIGQWGEYKQVLQ
- a CDS encoding acylneuraminate cytidylyltransferase family protein — encoded protein: MKEILFTVCGRGGSKGIKNKNIRPLCGVPLIAWTLFDAASAFLGDEKIRKTLAVDSDSDEILQTAGRFAPGAYFHKRRDELAGDRVAKMDVIGEVLSHVARDTRRTFDAVVDLDITSPLRTPEDIERICDVFFRGGKDVVFSVVPARRNPYFNMVEKNGKGRFSLCKPSAFVARQQAPEVFDMNASIYVYNPKVFARGVKSPAALDLDVFVMRDFGVIDIDHEEDLGMMSLLLEHGEHLLPEGLREKKKMLMAQAGGGYEGRVE